A portion of the Candidatus Pristimantibacillus lignocellulolyticus genome contains these proteins:
- a CDS encoding selenium metabolism-associated LysR family transcriptional regulator codes for MALNFHQLHIFHTVADRGSFSAAAQTLYMTQPAVTMQIQSLEEYFGTKLFMRSTKKIELTEAGKVLLPYAKKSIDLIRDTDMVMSSFTKQLKGRLQLGASLTIGESILPRWLGPFGKEFPHIGISMKVMNTTHLIEEIENHQLNFAIIEAPIQHPDMHIEAVMEDELILVVPSDHPLADLEKLQLEDVLQYPFILREQGSGTRQVMEDKLIANGFDPLQLKIVMELGSTGAIKSAVEAGLGISFLSISSVKHEVALGLIKTLPIENITFKRQFYSVYLKSSLLPISAVTFLNFLRERDLSQWL; via the coding sequence ATGGCTTTAAACTTTCATCAATTACATATTTTCCATACCGTTGCGGATCGAGGTAGTTTCTCTGCTGCAGCCCAAACTTTATATATGACTCAACCAGCAGTAACGATGCAAATACAATCGCTCGAAGAATACTTTGGTACAAAGTTATTTATGCGCTCTACGAAGAAGATTGAGTTAACTGAAGCAGGTAAAGTACTACTGCCCTATGCAAAGAAGAGTATAGATCTTATTAGAGATACGGATATGGTGATGTCTAGCTTTACGAAGCAGTTGAAAGGTCGTTTACAATTAGGTGCGAGCTTAACAATAGGTGAGTCAATTCTCCCTCGATGGTTAGGACCTTTCGGTAAGGAATTTCCGCATATCGGTATTAGTATGAAAGTGATGAATACGACTCATCTTATTGAGGAGATTGAGAATCACCAATTGAATTTTGCAATTATCGAAGCACCAATTCAGCATCCAGATATGCATATTGAAGCAGTGATGGAAGATGAGTTGATCCTTGTTGTACCAAGTGATCACCCACTCGCAGATCTAGAAAAGTTACAACTTGAAGATGTACTACAATATCCATTTATATTACGTGAACAAGGTTCAGGTACAAGGCAAGTGATGGAAGATAAACTCATCGCTAATGGCTTTGATCCTCTGCAATTGAAAATTGTGATGGAACTAGGCAGCACAGGAGCAATTAAATCAGCAGTAGAAGCGGGTCTTGGAATTTCATTCTTATCGATCTCCTCCGTGAAGCATGAGGTTGCACTTGGACTTATTAAAACATTACCGATTGAGAATATTACTTTTAAGCGACAATTTTATTCCGTATACTTGAAATCATCCTTATTGCCTATTTCTGCAGTAACATTCTTGAACTTCCTAAGAGAGAGGGATCTCAGCCAATGGCTATAA
- a CDS encoding PHP domain-containing protein, with product MAIIHPRIDMHVHTTASDGMYSPTEIVTMAAQLGLAAVSITDHDTTAGVQEALLAAQHAHIKLLPGIEISTVADGQEIHVLGYFTNNDDERWQQRLIQLGATRESRNEMLLAKLNELGIAITWQEVVEVAGDSHGSIGRPHFAQILINKGYVNSKQEAFDQYLGESGKAYVQPLRIHPSDAYQWIKEAGGVAVLAHPGIYHNDVLVEQLLQAGVDGVEVNHSDHTPQQVTYYESLAKRFGLIMTAGSDFHGIDEQGSQIHGHLGSVSTSMTVYDQIFALHQSRL from the coding sequence ATGGCTATAATACACCCCAGAATAGATATGCATGTTCATACGACTGCTTCAGATGGAATGTATTCCCCTACAGAAATAGTTACGATGGCAGCACAACTAGGGTTGGCAGCTGTATCGATAACAGATCATGATACAACGGCAGGTGTCCAGGAAGCACTATTAGCGGCACAGCATGCTCATATTAAATTATTACCTGGTATAGAGATTAGTACAGTCGCTGATGGTCAAGAAATACATGTGTTGGGTTATTTCACGAATAATGACGATGAGCGATGGCAACAGCGTCTTATCCAATTAGGTGCAACCCGTGAAAGTCGTAATGAGATGTTACTTGCGAAGTTGAATGAACTTGGGATAGCTATAACATGGCAAGAAGTGGTTGAGGTAGCAGGAGATTCGCATGGTTCAATTGGCAGACCACATTTTGCACAAATTCTTATTAACAAAGGTTATGTGAACAGTAAGCAAGAAGCTTTCGATCAATATCTTGGTGAATCTGGTAAAGCTTATGTGCAGCCATTACGCATTCATCCGTCAGACGCCTATCAATGGATTAAGGAAGCTGGTGGGGTAGCTGTTCTTGCACATCCTGGTATTTATCATAATGATGTGTTAGTAGAACAATTGTTACAAGCAGGGGTGGATGGAGTGGAAGTTAATCATTCCGATCATACGCCGCAGCAAGTAACGTATTATGAATCGTTAGCTAAACGATTTGGCTTAATTATGACTGCAGGATCAGATTTTCATGGCATTGATGAGCAGGGATCGCAAATTCATGGTCATTTGGGCAGTGTAAGTACGTCGATGACAGTATACGACCAAATCTTTGCACTTCATCAATCCCGTTTATAG
- a CDS encoding NFACT family protein: MALDGLVTKSIVDELQACVGARILKIHQPTSHELVFSVRGNGVQGKLLLSANPTYPRVHWTTSQYSNPLEAPMFCMLMRKYCEGGVIEAVSQVTRERIIHLDVRHRDEVGDTSFKRIIIEIMGRHSNIILVDPNTGNIHDGIHHVTPALSSYRIVMPGSSYTSPPEQNKVDPLTVNSYDQFEEILLSHNEELTTDSCLTSKQLVNSFSGLSPLLANELIYRGLTGEYKKWLPAEQRPMLLGGSLEIEDWQTLWQSFNQLQQQVQDKQYQPIIITNEQTSKPAFSITALTHIAGEYSTYSTISECLEAFYGDKAERDTVKQRASDLIRFVQNEKAKNVTKLTKLEATLAEAKDADRFRIIGELLTTYMHQMKRGDTTVEVVNYYDEDQATVKIELDPQQTPSENAQRYFKRYSKQKNSQIVVLEQMELTGREIEYFNNILQQLEIAAIGDIEEIREELVSGGYLRERVRRGPKKKKNAKPKLLCYTSSEGIDIFVGKNNLQNEYVTNKLASSNDTWLHTKDIPGSHVVIRSTVFGDPTLEEAAMISANYSQAKSSSLVPVDYTLIRHVKKPSGSKPGFVIYDHQKTVFITPDEARLKALPQVIK, translated from the coding sequence ATGGCTTTGGATGGATTAGTAACAAAATCAATTGTGGATGAGCTTCAAGCATGTGTAGGCGCAAGAATCCTTAAAATACATCAACCTACGAGCCATGAGCTTGTATTTAGCGTACGTGGTAATGGTGTGCAAGGTAAGTTGTTGCTTTCTGCAAACCCTACTTACCCACGTGTACATTGGACAACATCCCAATATAGCAACCCGTTAGAAGCACCTATGTTCTGTATGCTTATGCGTAAATATTGTGAAGGCGGCGTTATTGAAGCCGTTTCGCAAGTTACTCGTGAGCGAATCATTCATCTTGATGTTCGTCATCGGGATGAGGTTGGTGATACTTCCTTCAAACGGATCATTATTGAAATTATGGGTCGTCACAGTAACATCATTCTTGTCGATCCGAATACAGGAAATATTCATGATGGTATTCACCATGTTACTCCAGCACTAAGTAGTTATCGTATCGTTATGCCAGGTAGTAGCTATACTTCGCCACCTGAACAAAATAAGGTTGACCCACTTACCGTAAATAGCTATGATCAGTTCGAAGAAATCCTTTTGTCTCACAATGAGGAATTAACGACTGACAGCTGCTTAACGAGTAAGCAATTAGTTAATAGCTTTAGTGGATTAAGTCCATTACTAGCCAACGAACTAATATATCGCGGATTAACAGGAGAATATAAAAAGTGGTTACCTGCTGAACAACGACCAATGTTGCTTGGAGGTTCACTCGAAATTGAAGATTGGCAAACATTATGGCAAAGCTTCAATCAACTACAGCAACAAGTTCAAGATAAGCAGTATCAACCGATTATTATTACTAATGAGCAGACGAGTAAGCCTGCCTTCTCTATTACAGCACTAACTCATATTGCAGGAGAGTATTCTACATACAGCACAATTAGTGAATGTCTAGAAGCTTTCTATGGTGATAAAGCCGAACGTGATACCGTTAAGCAACGTGCTAGTGATCTTATTCGCTTTGTACAAAACGAGAAAGCGAAAAATGTTACGAAATTAACTAAGCTCGAAGCAACATTAGCAGAAGCGAAAGATGCTGACCGCTTCCGCATTATTGGAGAGTTATTAACAACTTATATGCATCAGATGAAACGCGGAGATACTACCGTCGAAGTTGTCAATTATTACGATGAAGATCAAGCAACCGTTAAGATTGAGCTAGATCCACAACAAACACCTTCTGAAAATGCTCAGCGTTATTTCAAACGGTATAGCAAACAAAAAAATAGTCAAATTGTCGTATTAGAACAAATGGAACTTACAGGTCGAGAGATTGAATATTTCAACAATATTTTGCAACAACTTGAAATCGCAGCAATTGGAGATATTGAAGAAATCCGCGAAGAACTTGTAAGTGGTGGATATTTGCGTGAACGCGTCCGTAGAGGTCCTAAGAAGAAGAAAAATGCGAAGCCCAAACTACTTTGCTATACTTCATCAGAAGGTATTGATATCTTCGTCGGAAAGAACAATTTGCAAAATGAATACGTAACGAACAAGCTAGCTAGTTCGAACGATACTTGGCTTCATACGAAGGATATTCCTGGTTCTCACGTCGTTATTCGTAGTACTGTATTTGGAGATCCAACATTAGAAGAAGCAGCGATGATATCTGCTAATTATTCACAAGCAAAATCTTCTAGTCTTGTACCAGTAGACTACACACTAATTCGTCATGTAAAAAAACCAAGTGGTTCAAAGCCTGGTTTTGTCATCTACGACCATCAGAAAACAGTATTTATTACTCCTGATGAAGCGAGATTGAAAGCTTTACCCCAAGTAATAAAATAA
- a CDS encoding calcium-translocating P-type ATPase, SERCA-type, whose amino-acid sequence MSQILWHQLNRDELTETLESSEVRGLSQDTVTERLSQNGWNELAEGVKVSPIHLFLNQFKDFMVLVLMGATLISGLLGEYLDAITIVTIIVINAVLGFVQEYRAERSLLALKEMSAPMAKVLRDGKQVSIPAKEVVVGDIVLIESGDRVPADIRFLEANYCYVEESALTGESIPVSKHESSLREADLPLGDQRNVGFMGTLVTRGTAIGIVIRTGMATEMGKIANLIQSTEEMQTPLQHRLEQLGKILIAVAIALTVMVVVAGIMHGQPAYGMFLAGVSLAVAAIPEGLPAIVTVALALGVQRMIKRKAIVRKLPSVETLGCASVICSDKTGTLTQNKMTVTNLWLSDRAFSVSGHGYVPNGALFENGREVDIRHDNSIKRLLQISALCNNARLVQNESIERKGKNQVEQEEWLLNGDPTEGALTVLATKLGSPAKMLEALYTRVKEFPFDSERKLMSVVLSHQGGRIVAAKGAPDVLLDQCSHILWQGKVISLTPALRQKCASAYEQMGKSALRVLAMAYRELSSYDRCEQVEDAERGLTFVGLTGMIDPPRAEVKDAISTCRAAGIKTVMITGDHQLTAEAIAASLGIIPRGGESISGRQLEALSDDELDKRVENIYVYARVSPEHKLRIVRALQRKGHVVAMTGDGVNDAPAIKAADIGIAMGINGTDVTKEASSLILSDDNFSTIVAAIEEGRGIYENIRKFIRYLLASNVGEILVMFLAMMAGLPLPLVPIQILWVNLVTDGLPAMALGVDQAENDLMKHSPRKAKENIFSRRLGWKIISRGILIGVCTLAAFWITLQEGDLVKAQTVAFATLVVAQLIHVFDCRSSRSIFHRNLLQNKYLLLAVLSSLVLMLGVMYITPLQPIFNTVSIGLREWSLVVVAAAVPSIFFGMGSVLSGNKSKKKSNKWNSAAKAA is encoded by the coding sequence ATGAGTCAAATTCTATGGCATCAATTAAATCGTGATGAGCTTACTGAAACATTAGAAAGCTCGGAAGTACGCGGCTTAAGTCAGGATACTGTCACTGAGCGATTGTCACAAAATGGATGGAACGAGCTAGCAGAAGGAGTAAAAGTATCGCCAATTCATCTGTTTTTGAATCAATTCAAAGATTTCATGGTGCTAGTACTGATGGGGGCTACGCTAATATCAGGCCTTCTTGGCGAATATTTAGACGCGATAACGATTGTAACTATTATTGTTATTAATGCAGTGCTTGGCTTTGTTCAAGAATATCGAGCAGAACGTTCTTTACTAGCCTTGAAAGAAATGTCCGCACCAATGGCTAAAGTATTGCGTGATGGGAAGCAAGTATCGATACCTGCGAAAGAAGTTGTTGTTGGTGACATTGTGCTAATTGAAAGTGGGGATCGCGTACCCGCAGATATTCGTTTTCTCGAGGCGAACTATTGCTATGTAGAAGAATCCGCGCTTACAGGGGAGTCGATCCCAGTATCTAAGCATGAGAGCTCGCTACGTGAAGCTGATCTTCCATTAGGCGATCAACGAAATGTTGGGTTCATGGGGACGTTAGTTACACGTGGTACAGCAATAGGTATCGTTATTCGAACAGGGATGGCAACTGAAATGGGCAAAATAGCAAACTTAATTCAATCGACAGAAGAAATGCAAACGCCACTTCAGCATCGTCTAGAGCAATTAGGGAAAATATTAATCGCTGTAGCCATTGCGCTTACTGTAATGGTTGTTGTGGCAGGAATTATGCATGGTCAACCTGCTTATGGAATGTTCCTCGCAGGGGTTAGCTTAGCCGTTGCTGCTATTCCTGAAGGGCTACCTGCAATCGTGACTGTCGCACTCGCTCTTGGTGTACAGCGGATGATTAAGCGAAAAGCAATCGTACGCAAATTACCATCTGTTGAGACATTAGGTTGTGCTTCCGTTATTTGTTCTGATAAGACAGGTACACTGACTCAGAACAAAATGACGGTTACGAACTTATGGTTAAGCGATCGTGCTTTCTCTGTCTCAGGTCATGGATATGTACCTAATGGTGCACTATTTGAAAATGGACGAGAAGTGGACATACGACATGACAATTCAATTAAGCGATTGTTACAAATTAGTGCGTTATGTAATAATGCTAGGCTCGTTCAAAATGAAAGTATAGAGCGAAAAGGGAAAAATCAAGTAGAGCAAGAAGAATGGCTACTTAACGGTGATCCAACAGAAGGTGCGCTAACCGTACTTGCTACGAAACTAGGATCTCCTGCGAAGATGTTGGAAGCATTATATACAAGAGTCAAAGAGTTTCCGTTTGATTCCGAACGTAAACTAATGTCGGTTGTACTTTCACATCAAGGTGGTAGAATCGTCGCTGCAAAAGGGGCACCCGATGTATTGTTAGATCAGTGCTCACATATTTTGTGGCAAGGAAAAGTAATTAGTTTAACTCCTGCATTACGTCAAAAATGTGCTTCTGCTTATGAACAGATGGGTAAATCGGCACTTCGCGTGCTTGCGATGGCGTATCGTGAACTATCTAGTTATGATCGATGTGAACAAGTAGAGGATGCAGAACGCGGTCTCACATTTGTCGGTTTAACAGGTATGATTGATCCGCCGCGTGCTGAAGTGAAAGATGCGATTTCTACTTGTCGAGCGGCTGGTATTAAGACGGTAATGATTACAGGAGATCATCAGCTTACTGCAGAAGCGATAGCGGCATCATTAGGGATTATTCCGCGGGGCGGCGAATCGATTTCTGGACGTCAGCTTGAAGCGTTAAGTGATGATGAGCTCGACAAACGTGTAGAAAATATTTATGTTTATGCCCGAGTCTCTCCTGAACATAAGCTGCGAATCGTTCGTGCCTTGCAACGTAAAGGTCATGTCGTCGCAATGACTGGTGATGGGGTTAATGATGCTCCTGCGATTAAAGCAGCAGATATTGGCATTGCAATGGGGATTAACGGTACAGATGTTACCAAGGAAGCATCCTCGCTTATTTTAAGTGATGATAATTTCTCTACTATCGTTGCCGCCATTGAAGAAGGTAGAGGTATCTATGAAAATATTCGGAAATTCATTCGTTATCTACTAGCATCCAATGTTGGTGAGATTCTTGTTATGTTCTTGGCGATGATGGCAGGCCTTCCATTACCACTAGTGCCGATTCAAATTTTATGGGTTAACCTTGTTACGGATGGATTACCAGCGATGGCGCTAGGTGTAGATCAAGCTGAAAATGATCTAATGAAGCATAGTCCACGTAAAGCAAAAGAAAATATATTTTCACGCCGCTTAGGGTGGAAAATTATTAGTCGCGGCATATTAATCGGCGTATGTACACTCGCTGCTTTCTGGATTACTTTACAAGAGGGTGATCTTGTAAAAGCTCAAACGGTTGCTTTTGCTACACTCGTTGTTGCTCAGCTTATTCACGTATTTGATTGCAGAAGTTCACGCTCGATCTTCCATCGTAACCTACTGCAAAATAAATACTTACTGTTAGCAGTATTATCTTCACTTGTCTTAATGCTCGGAGTTATGTATATTACACCATTGCAGCCAATCTTCAATACCGTATCGATAGGTTTGCGTGAATGGAGTCTGGTTGTTGTAGCAGCTGCAGTTCCTTCTATATTCTTCGGAATGGGAAGTGTATTGAGCGGAAACAAGTCAAAGAAAAAAAGCAACAAATGGAATTCAGCTGCCAAAGCTGCTTAA
- the dapF gene encoding diaminopimelate epimerase, with protein sequence MEFTKMHGLGNDFVIVYGEQQLPANASELALQVCNRFFGIGADGLVYILPSDKADFRMRIMNSDGTEAEQCGNAIRCVSKYVYDNNLIQSEEITIETLGAGVQKVQLMINDGSVEKVRVDMGAPILHGLTIPTTIDSDPVIEHPIEANGQQFTFTAVSMGNPHCVIPVEDAATLDYSVIGPILETHELFPKKINVEFITVYNRSHIEMRVWERGAGPTLACGTGACATLVASALRGVTDREATISLKGGDLYIEWNSSDNHVYMTGPAEEVFRGKFE encoded by the coding sequence ATGGAATTCACAAAAATGCATGGACTAGGAAATGATTTTGTTATCGTATATGGAGAGCAGCAATTACCTGCTAATGCCTCTGAATTAGCACTACAAGTATGTAACCGTTTCTTCGGTATTGGCGCAGACGGTCTTGTATATATATTGCCTTCAGACAAAGCAGATTTTCGCATGAGAATTATGAATTCCGATGGTACTGAAGCAGAACAATGCGGTAATGCGATTCGTTGTGTTTCCAAATACGTATATGATAACAATTTGATTCAATCCGAAGAAATTACAATTGAGACTTTAGGTGCAGGCGTACAAAAAGTACAATTAATGATTAATGATGGTTCGGTAGAAAAAGTTCGTGTAGATATGGGAGCTCCTATCTTACACGGTCTAACGATACCAACTACAATTGATAGTGACCCTGTCATCGAACATCCAATTGAAGCGAATGGACAACAATTCACATTTACAGCTGTATCTATGGGAAATCCGCACTGTGTTATTCCAGTTGAGGATGCTGCTACACTAGATTATTCGGTTATTGGTCCAATTCTAGAAACTCATGAACTATTTCCAAAAAAAATAAATGTTGAATTTATAACGGTTTATAATCGTTCACATATTGAAATGCGCGTGTGGGAACGTGGCGCTGGACCTACGTTAGCATGCGGTACTGGTGCGTGTGCTACTCTTGTAGCTTCTGCACTACGTGGTGTCACCGATCGTGAAGCTACCATTTCTTTGAAAGGTGGAGACCTTTACATTGAATGGAATTCAAGCGATAATCATGTATATATGACAGGACCTGCCGAAGAAGTATTCCGAGGTAAGTTCGAGTAG
- a CDS encoding bifunctional homocysteine S-methyltransferase/methylenetetrahydrofolate reductase has translation MDLNFRDALKQRILVGDGAMGTFLYKMGFPIGVPYEQYNVLKPEVVLSVHQQYVDAGAQVIQTNTYQANSVKFARYGIEDQVNEINRAAVQLARQAAGDKAFVVGTVGSIRDGKRGNVRTLTLTNALHEQIHALLSENVDGLLFETFYDLEEMKLAVRIAREETNVPIICQFAAEDSGRTVDGYTLEEAFAALKQEGADVIGFNCRTGPNGILKLLDSIDNKSDLPYSVYPNAGAASFVDGKYEYTAGPDYFASMATKFADRGAHIIGGCCGTTPNHVKAMADALDGYVPVPVEARNVIMKKASNVAPSNSSSTFTWGTARRNEQTILDKVKERHTVIVELDPPRDLDISKFMEGAAALKDIEVDAITMADNSLAVTRMSNLALAALVQEQIGITPLIHIACRDRNLIGTQSHLMGLDALGIDHVLAVTGDPARFGDLPDSSSVYDMTSFELIRMTKQLNDGVAFSGKPLKQKANFVVGAAFNPNVKHLDKAVQRLEKKIAAGADYIMTQPVYDVGLIERIAESTKHLSVPIFIGIMPLANGRNAEYLHNEVPGIQLSDAVRARMAGLEGEVGRAEGVKIAQELLDCAIKHFKGIYLMTPFLHYNMAVQLTEYVRTQTQS, from the coding sequence ATGGATTTGAATTTCAGAGATGCGCTCAAACAGCGTATTTTAGTCGGCGATGGAGCTATGGGAACCTTTTTGTATAAAATGGGGTTCCCTATTGGCGTTCCATATGAACAATATAATGTGCTAAAGCCAGAAGTTGTTCTTTCTGTACACCAGCAATATGTTGATGCGGGTGCACAAGTGATTCAGACGAATACATACCAAGCTAATAGTGTGAAGTTCGCACGTTATGGCATCGAAGATCAAGTAAATGAGATTAATCGTGCAGCTGTTCAACTCGCTAGACAAGCTGCCGGGGATAAAGCTTTCGTAGTAGGGACTGTTGGCTCAATCCGTGATGGTAAACGAGGAAATGTTAGAACGTTAACATTAACCAACGCACTTCATGAACAAATTCATGCACTTCTATCAGAAAATGTGGATGGACTTTTATTTGAAACTTTTTATGATCTTGAAGAAATGAAGTTAGCTGTTCGTATCGCAAGAGAAGAAACTAATGTTCCTATCATTTGTCAATTTGCAGCAGAGGATTCTGGAAGAACGGTTGATGGTTATACGCTGGAAGAAGCTTTTGCTGCGTTGAAACAAGAGGGTGCAGATGTAATTGGCTTCAATTGCAGAACGGGTCCTAATGGTATACTAAAATTATTAGATAGTATTGATAATAAGTCGGATCTACCTTATTCCGTATATCCCAATGCAGGTGCTGCAAGTTTTGTTGATGGGAAATATGAATATACAGCTGGACCAGACTATTTTGCGTCTATGGCTACGAAGTTTGCAGATCGCGGCGCGCATATTATTGGTGGATGTTGCGGAACTACGCCTAATCATGTGAAAGCAATGGCAGATGCGCTTGACGGTTATGTCCCTGTTCCAGTTGAAGCACGCAATGTAATTATGAAGAAGGCAAGTAATGTAGCCCCTTCTAATTCGTCATCAACATTTACTTGGGGAACGGCTCGCCGTAATGAACAGACAATTCTCGATAAAGTGAAAGAGCGTCATACAGTTATCGTTGAACTTGATCCGCCTCGTGATCTTGATATTTCGAAGTTTATGGAAGGCGCAGCAGCGCTTAAAGATATCGAAGTAGATGCTATTACGATGGCAGATAACTCACTTGCTGTTACTAGAATGAGTAATCTTGCACTAGCAGCACTCGTTCAAGAACAGATAGGTATTACTCCACTAATTCATATTGCATGTCGTGATCGTAATCTTATCGGTACACAATCACATCTCATGGGATTAGATGCACTTGGAATTGATCATGTACTTGCTGTTACTGGTGATCCTGCTCGCTTTGGTGATTTGCCGGATTCTAGTTCGGTATATGATATGACTTCATTCGAATTAATTCGTATGACAAAACAGCTTAATGATGGTGTAGCCTTCTCAGGTAAACCACTTAAGCAAAAGGCTAATTTTGTTGTAGGTGCTGCTTTCAATCCTAATGTGAAACATTTAGATAAAGCTGTTCAGCGCCTAGAGAAGAAAATCGCAGCAGGTGCGGACTATATTATGACACAGCCAGTCTATGATGTTGGATTGATTGAACGCATCGCCGAATCAACAAAGCACTTATCCGTTCCAATATTTATTGGTATTATGCCTTTAGCAAATGGTCGAAATGCTGAATATCTTCATAACGAAGTACCTGGTATTCAACTTTCTGATGCAGTGCGTGCGCGTATGGCAGGACTTGAAGGCGAAGTAGGTCGTGCTGAGGGCGTGAAAATTGCACAGGAGTTATTGGATTGCGCAATTAAGCATTTCAAAGGAATTTACTTAATGACGCCTTTCTTGCATTACAATATGGCGGTGCAACTAACAGAATACGTACGCACCCAAACCCAATCCTAA
- a CDS encoding DUF370 domain-containing protein yields the protein MAIKLINIGFGNIVSANRIISIVSPESAPIKRIIQEARDRHMLIDATYGRRTRAVIITDSDHVILSAVQPETVAHRLSTKDDDNDE from the coding sequence TTGGCAATAAAGCTTATTAATATCGGATTCGGGAACATCGTTTCAGCGAATCGTATTATTTCGATCGTGAGTCCTGAATCAGCTCCGATTAAACGCATTATTCAAGAGGCGCGTGATCGACATATGTTGATTGATGCGACATATGGTCGTCGTACGCGTGCCGTAATTATTACGGACAGCGATCACGTTATATTATCTGCTGTGCAGCCAGAAACTGTTGCGCACCGCTTGTCCACGAAGGACGACGATAACGACGAATAG
- the gmk gene encoding guanylate kinase codes for MGLLIVLSGPAGVGKGTVCTALRSRMPELVYSVSATTRHPRPGEIDGVNYFFKSREQFLQMIDQDAMLEHAEYVGNFYGTPRDFVDETLANGKNVILEIEVQGAMKVKDKFPEAVMVFLLPPSLAELKARITGRGTETLDTINTRMNVAVEELSLLSQYDYAVMNDEIDTACDKIRSIILAENCRRERLPAHILAMGAATEKA; via the coding sequence ATGGGATTGTTAATTGTTTTGTCAGGTCCAGCAGGAGTAGGCAAAGGGACTGTATGTACGGCGTTACGTTCACGTATGCCTGAGCTAGTATACTCAGTATCAGCTACGACTAGACATCCGCGACCAGGCGAAATTGATGGCGTGAATTATTTTTTCAAATCTAGAGAACAATTTTTACAGATGATTGACCAAGATGCTATGCTTGAGCATGCAGAGTACGTAGGTAATTTCTACGGAACGCCGCGCGACTTTGTTGATGAGACATTAGCAAATGGTAAAAACGTCATCTTAGAAATTGAAGTTCAAGGTGCGATGAAAGTGAAGGATAAGTTTCCTGAAGCAGTCATGGTATTTTTGCTTCCACCATCACTAGCTGAGTTGAAAGCACGAATTACTGGCCGTGGAACGGAAACCCTTGATACTATTAATACTAGAATGAATGTTGCAGTAGAAGAATTGAGTCTTCTTAGTCAGTATGATTATGCAGTAATGAATGATGAGATTGACACTGCTTGTGATAAAATTCGCAGCATCATTCTTGCAGAAAACTGCAGACGAGAACGTCTTCCAGCCCATATTTTAGCTATGGGTGCTGCAACAGAGAAAGCATGA
- the rpoZ gene encoding DNA-directed RNA polymerase subunit omega produces the protein MLYPSIDELVKKVDSKYTLVVAASKRARMLRNGEKSELTTARSHKAVGFALEEIYADMIKVEHIPGKEKDEQKDERKDERREERA, from the coding sequence ATGTTATATCCATCTATTGACGAACTAGTCAAAAAAGTTGACAGCAAATATACTCTAGTAGTTGCTGCTTCTAAACGTGCAAGAATGCTACGAAATGGTGAGAAGTCTGAATTGACGACTGCTCGCTCTCATAAAGCGGTAGGCTTTGCACTTGAGGAAATTTATGCTGATATGATTAAAGTTGAGCATATTCCTGGTAAAGAGAAGGATGAACAAAAAGACGAAAGAAAAGACGAGCGCAGAGAAGAAAGAGCCTAG
- a CDS encoding putative metal-dependent hydrolase gives MEKVTYPIGRFVFEGMTAVQKQEWIEQIEQYPTLLRATVEGFSQEQLDTPYRTGGWTVRQVVHHVADFSTNVLTRFKLALTENNPTIKPFLEEKWAQLSDTRSMPIESSLSIIDGTYARLFVLLKSMSVAEFERQFYHPEKGAQISLKAFLSFTKWHSFHHLAHIQSLKERNNW, from the coding sequence ATGGAAAAAGTTACTTATCCAATCGGAAGATTTGTGTTTGAAGGCATGACAGCTGTGCAAAAACAAGAATGGATTGAGCAAATTGAGCAGTACCCAACATTACTAAGAGCGACGGTTGAAGGTTTTTCTCAAGAACAACTAGACACCCCATATCGCACTGGTGGTTGGACGGTAAGACAGGTTGTGCATCATGTTGCAGATTTCTCTACTAATGTACTAACTCGCTTCAAGCTTGCTTTGACGGAAAATAATCCTACAATTAAACCATTCTTAGAAGAAAAATGGGCGCAACTAAGTGATACACGTTCTATGCCAATCGAGTCAAGCTTAAGTATCATTGATGGTACGTATGCACGTTTATTTGTTTTACTTAAATCAATGAGTGTGGCTGAATTTGAAAGACAGTTTTATCATCCTGAAAAGGGTGCTCAAATTTCATTAAAAGCTTTCTTAAGCTTTACGAAATGGCATTCGTTTCACCATCTAGCTCATATTCAATCATTGAAAGAACGTAACAATTGGTAA